A window from Culex pipiens pallens isolate TS chromosome 3, TS_CPP_V2, whole genome shotgun sequence encodes these proteins:
- the LOC120431966 gene encoding transcription factor MafB-like yields MNPPFPMHHPNLYNMLPPQLAQSTLQSHLPNHLQHHHQHHHLPHPGSLIPPGVTVTTVPAAPSLSNSNSSAVTTNGSSSSSNNANHQSGSTSPDLTQAQRRLRGESEAARLKRLAKNAERMRQKRAAETYEEYKLRLAQNAERQRKRRALEAAKQKASSSSPSPSMESTMLGSIGVGQLHGLPYARNES; encoded by the coding sequence ATGAATCCGCCATTCCCGATGCACCACCCGAACCTGTACAACATGCTACCGCCCCAGCTGGCGCAGTCAACCCTCCAGTCGCACCTCCCGAACCATCTCCAACATCACCACCAGCACCATCATCTGCCACATCCGGGCTCGTTGATCCCACCCGGGGTGACCGTAACGACCGTACCCGCTGCTCCCTCCCTATCAAACTCAAACTCCTCCGCGGTCACAAccaacggcagcagcagcagcagtaacaACGCCAACCATCAAAGTGGAAGCACCAGTCCGGACCTGACCCAGGCCCAGCGACGACTCCGCGGTGAAAGCGAAGCGGCCCGACTCAAGCGACTGGCCAAAAACGCCGAACGAATGCGCCAGAAGCGGGCCGCCGAAACGTACGAGGAGTACAAGCTGCGGCTGGCCCAGAACGCCGAACGGCAGCGGAAAAGGCGCGCCCTGGAGGCGGCCAAACAGAAAGCGTCCTCCTCCTCTCCCTCCCCCTCGATGGAATCGACGATGCTGGGCTCGATCGGGGTTGGTCAGCTGCACGGGCTGCCGTACGCGCGGAACGAAAGCTAA
- the LOC120431965 gene encoding pre-rRNA 2'-O-ribose RNA methyltransferase FTSJ3 — protein MGKKGKVGKDRKDKFYKLAKETGYRSRAAFKLIQLNRKFGFLQQSQVCIDLCAAPGGWMQVAKQNMPVSSIVIGVDLYAIKNVPGCISLVGDITSDKTKSDLTKELKTWKADVVLNDGAPNVGRNWLFDAYQQVCLTLSATKLATQFLRPGGWFITKVFRSKDYNALIWVLKQLFKKVHATKPSASRNESAEIFVVCQHYRAPDKIDPRFLDAKYVFEELDIEPQVKINLLKDVEKTKKAKVEGYEGTDVRKIISVTEFLRDDKPLALLGRLTEIRFDDPAIEKHPRTTAEIRECCKDIKVLGRKDLRDLLKWHKLLNGELFPKVEGEEEEGKGKSLAQRVQQEQDGESADKETVELRNMEKEIAALKKEEEQDAKRKRKKANKERTKLNEKLSLKMVIKGDAGPTEQEDGMIFSLNTLKSRKEVDVLLDAPPDVLAEPGFDDDDGPRKKQKYVKYDRETKGDLFEDDQILAKTDQDPDSDSEAEMPKLEFEDDDDDQQPDEVDSDDPDAKNPLITDLDYRDKDVKRVQKAQLWFENPSFKGVMDTADATVDYDLDNMTEMYRKAGVKIIGREDKPIGEQSLGRKAQRRSRHDTAKESDSSDDSDSDADDDTVEHKTIEKVGGKDGFEVVSSEPKPKKVKLNEEELALGQILVSGKKAKRDLIDAAWNRYMFNDANLPEWFVKDEEKTMKREAPVPHETVASYRNNLEDINVRSLKKVMEAKARKKRHAAKRLDKIKKKAETIMENVDNTNQEKIRMLKKLYKKTDAKKKEITYVVAKKSGTSGKKVRRPKGVEGRFKVVDPRMKKDRRGEEKKARKAAKKGGGKGGKKGAGGGKGKGGGGKARGGKAGGGKAGGGKRK, from the exons ATGGGCAAGAAGGGCAAAGTTGGAAAGGACCGGAAGGATAAGTTCTACAAGTTAGCTAAAGAGACCG GTTATCGTTCCCGTGCCGCGTTCAAGCTGATCCAGCTGAACAGGAAGTTTGGCTTTCTGCAGCAGTCGCAGGTGTGCATCGATTTGTGTGCGGCGCCGGGAGGATGGATGCAGGTGGCCAAGCAGAACATGCCCGTGTCGAGTATCGTGATCGGGGTGGATTTGTACGCGATCAAGAACGTGCCGGGGTGCATCTCGCTGGTGGGGGACATTACGAGCGACAAGACCAAGTCGGACCTGACGAAGGAGCTGAAGACGTGGAAGGCGGATGTGGTGCTGAACGATGGGGCGCCGAACGTGGGCCGGAACTGGTTGTTTGATGCGTATCAGCAGGTTTGCCTGACGCTGAGTGCGACGAAGTTGGCGACGCAGTTTTTGAGGCCTGGCGGGTGGTTTATTACGAAGGTGTTCCGGTCGAAGGATTACAATGCGCTGATTTGGGTGCTGAAGCAGCTGTTTAAGAAGGTGCACGCGACGAAGCCGTCGGCGTCGCGTAACGAGTCGGCGGAAATCTTTGTGGTTTGTCAGCACTATCGGGCTCCGGATAAGATCGATCCGAGGTTCTTGGATGCAAAGTATGTGTTTGAGGAGTTGGACATTGAGCCGCAGGTGAAGATTAACCTACTGAAGGATGTGGAGAAGACGAAGAAGGCGAAGGTTGAGGGTTACGAGGGGACCGATGTGAGGAAGATCATTAGCGTGACGGAGTTTTTGCGGGATGATAAGCCGTTGGCGTTGTTGGGTCGGCTTACGGAGATTCGGTTTGACGATCCGGCGATTGAGAAACATCCGAGGACGACGGCGGAGATTCGGGAGTGCTGCAAGGATATCAAGGTGTTGGGACGGAAGGATTTGCGCGACTTGCTCAAGTGGCACAAGCTGTTGAACGGGGAGTTGTTCCCGAAGGTTGAGGGTGAAGAGGAGGAGGGCAAGGGGAAGAGCTTGGCCCAGCGGGTTCAGCAGGAGCAGGATGGGGAGAGTGCCGATAAGGAAACGGTTGAGCTGAGGAACATGGAGAAGGAGATTGCGGCGTTGAAGAAGGAGGAGGAACAGGACGCCAAGAGGAAGCGCAAGAAGGCCAACAAGGAGCGCACCAAGTTGAACGAAAAGCTCAGCTTGAAGATGGTCATCAAGGGCGACGCCGGGCCGACGGAGCAGGAAGATGGAATGATATTCAGCTTGAACACACTGAAGAGTAGAAAGGAGGTGGACGTGCTGCTGGATGCGCCGCCGGATGTGCTGGCCGAGCCCggtttcgacgacgacgacggacctCGCAAGAAGCAAAAGTACGTCAAGTACGATCGCGAGACGAAGGGCGATCTCTTTGAGGACGATCAGATTTTGGCCAAGACCGACCAGGATCCGGACAGCGATAGCGAAGCCGAGATGCCGAAGCTTGAAtttgaagacgacgacgacgatcaacAACCCGACGAAGTTGACAGCGACGATCCGGACGCGAAGAACCCGCTGATCACCGACCTCGACTACCGAGACAAGGACGTGAAGCGAGTCCAAAAGGCCCAACTCTGGTTCGAGAACCCGTCCTTCAAGGGCGTGATGGACACGGCCGACGCCACCGTCGACTACGACCTGGACAACATGACCGAAATGTACCGCAAGGCAGGCGTCAAGATCATCGGCCGCGAAGACAAACCGATCGGCGAGCAATCGCTCGGCAGAAAAGCCCAACGCCGCTCCCGCCACGACACCGCCAAGGAGTCCGACAGCTCGGACGACTCCGACTCGGACGCCGACGACGACACCGTCGAgcacaaaaccatcgaaaaggTCGGCGGCAAGGACGGCTTCGAAGTGGTCTCCTCCGAACCCAAACCCAAAAAGGTAAAACTCAACGAGGAAGAACTCGCCCTCGGCCAGATCCTCGTCAGCGGCAAGAAAGCCAAACGCGACCTCATCGACGCCGCCTGGAACCGGTACATGTTCAACGACGCCAACCTGCCCGAGTGGTTCGTCAAGGACGAGGAGAAAACCATGAAGCGCGAGGCGCCCGTCCCCCACGAGACCGTCGCCTCCTACCGGAACAACCTCGAGGACATCAACGTGCGCTCGCTCAAGAAGGTCATGGAGGCGAAGGCCCGCAAGAAGCGACACGCCGCCAAACGCCTGGACAAGATCAAGAAAAAAGCGGAAACCATCATGGAGAACGTGGACAACACGAACCAGGAGAAGATCCGGATGTTGAAGAA gTTGTACAAAAAGACGGACGCCAAGAAGAAGGAGATTACGTACGTGGTGGCGAAAAAGTCCGGCACGAGTGGGAAGAAGGTGCGCCGGCCGAAGGGGGTTGAGGGCCGGTTCAAGGTGGTGGATCCGCGCATGAAGAAGGATAGGCGCGGGGAGGAGAAGAAGGCGCGCAAGGCGGCCAAGAAGGGAGGTGGAAAGGGTGGCAAGAAGGGTGCCGGAGGCGGAAAGGGGAAAGGAGGTGGTGGAAAGGCGAGGGGTGGGAAGGCCGGAGGCGGAAAAGCTGGAGGTGGTAAGCGGAAGTAG